cagctgcaagtctcttggggtatgtctctataagcttggcacatctagccactgggatttttgcccattcttcaaggcaaaactgctccagcttcttcaagttggatggattccgatggtatacagcaatctttaagtcataccacggattctcaattggattgaggtttgggctttgactaggccattccaagacatttaattttttccccttaaaccactcgagtgttgctttagcagaatgcttagggtcattgtcctgctggaaggtgaaccgccGTCCCACTcacaaatctctggaagactgaaacaggtttccctcaagaatttccctgtatttagcaccatccatcattccatcaattctgaacagtttcccagtccctgctgatgaaaaacatccccacagcatgatgctgccaccaccatgctggatgAGGTTCACGGGGTAATGAGAGGTgtttgggtttgcaccagacatagcattttccttgatggccaaaaagctcaattttattctcatctgaccagaataccttcttccatatgtttggggagtctcccacatgcctgttGGCAATCACCAAAAGTGTTTGCTTatatttttctttaagcaatggctttttttctggccactcttctgtaaagcccagctctgtggagtgtatggcttaaagtggtcccatggacagatactccaatctccgctgtggagtttTGCAAGTCTTTGGTCTCCTTGTTGCCTCTTtgattaattccctccttgcctggtccgtgagtttttgtgggtggccctctcttggcaggtttgctgtggtgccatattctttccatttattaataatggatttaatggtgctcctaGGGATTttcaaaatgtcagatatttttttataaccaaaccctgatctgtacttctccacaactttgtccctgacctgagagctccttggtctttatggtgcagcttgcttggtggtgccccttgcttagtggtgttgcagactctggggcatttcagaacaggtgtacagtcatggccaatggttttgagaatgacacaaatattagttttcacaaagtttgctgcgtcagtgtctttagatatttttgtcagatgttactaggGAATACTGAAGTAAAATTACAAGCATTTGTCaatggcttttattgacaattacatgaagttgatgcacagagtcaatatttgcattgttgacccttctttttcaagacctctgcaatccgccctggcatgctgtcaattaacttctgggccacattgaTGGCCACACTGATGGCAgctcattcttgcataatcaatgcatgGAATTTGttagaatttgtgggtttttgtttgtccactcgcctcttgaggattgaccacaagttctcaatgggttTAAGATctagggagtttcctggccatggacccaaaatatctatgttttgttccccgagccacttagttatgaattttgccttatggcaaggttctCCATCAtcctggaaaaggcattgtttgtcaccaaactgttcctggatggttgggagcaGTTGCTCTCgggggatgtgttggtaccattttttattcatggctgtgttcttaggcaaattggtgagtgagcccactcccttggctgagaagcaaccccacacatgaatggtctcaggatgctttactgttggcatgacacaggactgattgtagcactcaccttgtcttctccggacaagcttttatccggatgccccaaacaatcagaaaggggttgaatcagagaaaattactttacctcagcagtccaatccctgtaccttttgcagaatatcagtctgtccctgatgtttttcctggagtgaagtggtttctttgctgaCTTTCTGGACACCAGGCCaccctccaaaagtcttcgccttactgtgcgtgcagatgcactcacatctgcagagcgtccctggttcgagcccaggtaggggcgaggagagggacagacgctatactgttacattggtgctGTGACTGGTTGTttcggaaaaggaggaggtcaaaatggtggtgagtgtaaccgatgtgaaatggctacctaattagcggggtgcgcgctaatagcgtttcaatcggtgacgccacaaacccctgaggtgcattattgctattataaactggttaccaacgtaattagaccaGTAAATAGTAATTGTTGATCACAcccatggtatacagtctgatacatCATGGCTTTCAGCCATCAGCATTCCGGGCTCGAACCACCCCGTTTATAAAtggaattataaactgggtggtttgagccctgaatgctgattggctgacagccgtggtatttCAGACCGTATAACACAGGTAtcacaaaacatgtatttttaatgcTCTAATtatatgttggtaaccagtttataagggcaataaggcacctcagggttgtgtggtatatggccaatataccacggctaaaggctgtgTCTAGGCACTCCAAGATGTGTTGTACAtatgaacagcccttagccgtggtatattggccatataccacaccccctcgtgccttatttcttaaataatccacgctctagaatgcccttcaaacCAATCAGAAATAAATATTCAACAACGCcatggaagaggaagagagattaCCAACTCGGCAGAAAATCTCTTAACTCGGCAGAAAATCTGTCTCAATGCAAGTGGCGTTTTTTTTTCTTCGTCGTTTCGCCCACCAAGtaaggagtttttgtatggaggtcaatgagagtgtcgaatttggtcaacataAAAATGAATGGCTTGTTTGCTATGCGAGGTTTATGTGACCAAATATACGTTTTGTAATTATTAAATTGTtatgagtgtactgatataagtagaaCACGTGACATCACGGCAACTTCGAGAAAAAAAACAGTTTATATCGGAGTTGTCTCGAGATGGCTACACATATTCATGGTATGGGGCTATACTCAAAAAAATATGACAATAATGAGATGTTTCCACCAATCTAAAGAAAAGAAAGCCGGGAACTACACAGCCCGCCGTTCCACAttgtggacaacgactcccattgtggGCGGACTCGGAGAGACATGTATCTTGTCAGTATGTCCATAATATTTGGTATAATTCAATTTAAACAGCAAACAGCACATGCAACTGTATGCTGACGCTACAAATTCTATAAGAAGGCGTTTAAGTTTTCAGCTCTGTGATTGGTCATACAATTGTCAACTCCACAGTATATCTTTCCAGGCGAACCAATCAGCGCGCGCGTATTTGGCTAGTGGATCGGGTGCGCGGGGACCGACAccggtagctagctagtagctagacGTGAAGGAGGAGCAGAAGTGTCGTAGGACTATGGACCCGGCGAACAAtgctgagacaggagagacagaaaccGAACTGGAGCCGTGCTACGTTCTCATTCCGAAAGAAACCCGGTGCAAGAAGAAGGAACAGGAAAAACTGTCCGGAGTTGTCAAGAACGTCCATAGAAAACTGCGAAGAAAATACCGAGAAGGTACGCTAGCTTTGCCCAATTCAGGAGTACGGCGTCTCTCATCAAACGGGCTATTTAAATTGATCGAAAACAAGGCCCGGATTAGGTAGCTAACGTTATTTCctattttttggggccttccacAAACTGCAAGTGACTGGCAACATGTCAGGGTCTCGCTGCTCTACTGtctaaaaatacaaaaacattgtCATGCAATCATGGGACATGTGCCTAACGTTACATTCACTTAATTTAAATACGGTTAAACTAACGCTAGATCAAGGCCGCCTGTGAACATTTCAATCTGCAGTATGCACTTTAAACTAGGCTATGTTTGTCCCTCATTAGATTTGGCAGtcatcaatttaaaaaataataataatcgcgCCTCCTATAGCCAGCCATCCAGTGATTTGGTAATGTTGTTCAATTGTAACATACTGGATCACGGGAACTGGCAAAGAGCTCAACATGGGTTGTATGGCATTTTGTTTGACGTCATGGGGTATATTCATTAGTCGGactctgttgcaaaatgttttatcTATTGTAAAATGTTTAGCAACGGAAACCGTTTACTTCAATcagaaaacgttttgcaacaaaaacgagagtttctattggacaaattcaggtccCTCTCCGTTTGGTTCCTATAGTTTATTTTGCAAGCGTTTTGCAATGGAATCTagctaatgaatacacccctgttcTGAAACTGAAAAGAACAAGACCCTACAAGTAAAAACTCATGTTCAGGCGCATCCATTATGTGATGTTATGAGACACTGGCATATGCCAATAGTATGAGCACATATGCTGAATTGAGATCCCTGTCTGTTTTGAACAAACATCTTCTAACATGTCCTTCAAAGTGCaatcgtcgtccgggtttggcctgggtgtgctgtcattgtaaataagaatttgttcttaactgacttgcctagttacattttttaaaagtggACTCAAAGGTCTGAGGCCTAGTATTGAGACATAATACTATCTCCTTGTTATTAACTCCAATATTTAGGTCCTTTCATCGAAAACAAAGGTAACGCAAACATGCTTTTCACTATTGGACCCTTCACAGATCATTGGTCACAAACCAAACACCATAAAGAGGTCAGAAGAATAGGCATTTCTGGTTCAGTTCACTTTATTGGCCTTTGCAGGAATTTGTATTCCATTCAGATGTAGGGCAGGCGGTACAGACATAACCAATGGAGGAATCTGCCAGTAAACGTATTCCtaatagggctgggaattgccaggaacCGTACGACTTGATATTATCACGATATTTAGGTGCTGATACGATATgtgttgtgattttattgtgaTTGGATGTTCCAAAAATATTGCTCAccatcatacagtgccttcagaaagtattcatagtcTTTGacctttttccacgttttgttacaaaAGGCgattaaaattgatttgattgtcctTTATTTGTCaaagatctacacaaaatactatatcaaaagtggaagaaaaattctaacattctGTATGAAAAAAATCCACCATCTTGATttggataagtattcaacccctgagtcaatgcatgctagaatcacctttggcagcaactacagctgtgagtctctttctgggtaagtctcttaagagGTTTCCACACCAGGATTTTTGCATTTGcccattattttcaaaattcttcaagctctgtcaaattggttgttgatcattactagacaaccATTTCAGGTCTTGCTGTAGATAAGTCAAAACTAACTTGGCCACacttgtcctgctgaaaggtgaattcatctcccagtgtctggtggaaagcagactgaaccagattctctaggattttgcctgtgcttagctcaattCTGTTAAAAAAAAATGATCCTGGAAAAACTCCAGTCCTTTAAAACGATTACTATCATAACCATAACATAAttctgccaccactatgcttgcaaATATGGAGAGGTACTCCGTAATGTGTTGtcttggatttgccccaaatataacttTGTATTCAGGCCAAAACAATagttgctttgccacatttctttGCATTATTACTTTtgagccttgttgcaaacaggatgcacgtttTTGAATATTTTAATCTATACAGGCTTCCTTTCACTCTTTTTAAaaaattaggttagtattgtggagtaactacaatgttgatccatcctcagttttctcctatcacagccattaaactgtaactaatttaaagtcaccattggcatagtggtgaaatccctgagcaattTCCTtgctctccagcaactgagttaggaaggacacctgtgttTTTATAGTgtctgggtatattgatacaccatccaaaatgtaataACCACCATgctaaaaaaaatattcaatgtctgcttttttatttttaccaataggagcccttctttgcgagggaatggaaaacctccctgtttgaatatgtttgaaattcactgcttgactgagggaccatacaattacagttgaagtcggaagtgtacatacaccttagccaaatacatttaaactccgtttttcacaattcctgacatttaattataAGACCCCGTCttataggatcaccactttaatttaagaatgtgaaatgtcagaataatagtgtgGAGTGCTTTATTTCAccatttttatttctttcatcacattcccagtaggtcagaagtttacatgctaccaaatactaattgagtgtattgtctttaaattgtttaacttgggtcaaaagtttttggtagccttccacaagcttcccacaataagttgggtgaattttggcccattcctcctgacagagctggtgtaactgagtcaggtttgtaggcctcctttgtaggcctccttgctcgcacacgccttttcagttctacccacccattttctataggattgaagtcagggctttgtgatggccactctaatatcttgactttgttgtccttaagccattttgccacaactttggaagtatgcttggggtcattaaccatttggaagacccatttgcgaccaagtttcaacttcctgactgatgtcttgagatgttgcttcaatagatcctcataattttccagcctcgtgatgccatctattttgtgaggtgcaccagtccctcctgcagcaaagcacccccaaaacatgatgctgtcacccctgtGCGGttcggatggtgttcttcggcttgcaagcatcaaCCCTTTCCCTCCAagcataatgatggtcattatggccaaacagttctatttttgtttcatcagaccagaggacatttctccaatgtacgatctttgtccccatgtgcagttgcaaaccatagtctggctttttcatggcggttttggagcagtggcttcttccttgctgagcggcctttcaggttatatcgatataggactcgttttactgtggatatagatacttttgtacctgtttcctccagcatcttcacatttttgaaaaacataattccactttgacatcatgggatattgtgtgtgtgtgtgtgtgtaggccagtgacacataaaatcttaatttaatcaattttaaattccagctataacacaacaatgtggaaaaagtcgaggggtgtgaacactttctgaaggcactgtctgctgcagagggacgagAGAGCATGCAACTAGTTTTCATCAGTCATGGAAattaaagtgctgaaaacaaattggctccctatttaaaaattgtacaagctatgaaggaaacaTATTGTTTAATAGGATActgtacattttattttaaatatccTGACATGTAACTTATCGTCCCCTCCCCCATCACTAATTTCTAACAGACTGTTTATCATGAGGCAAGTCTTCTCAACTGCAGATATTTTGGTTGCGTTGCAGCAATGCATGATCCCAAATTAGCTAATCTTACTGAAAGAGTTTCCAGTGGCACAGTTTAAGTCTAGATTGTGTTAAGTTATTCTACCAGTTGAATGATTGATTTGCCCTGTGCTCTTATGTTGTGATTATCAAACTGGGCAGCGTCTAGGGCTAAATTCAGTCTGTAGTGCTGAACAGCTGCGCAACAACGCGATATCAAAtgttaaaggcaatgttcccgtgttagcagagactgcattaaaggtaaacgctgcatatgtcggctcaatcggaaatgaacTTTTAAAATTAAATTGCGCTGTAGCGCCGAACTTCAGAGCTACGGCTTGAATCCAGCCCTATTAGTATTTTTGCTCTGCAGCCTGTTTTGTTCAGATGCTGGGCAGCTAAAAAAAAAATAGCTGAATggtatgtatatacagttgaagtttacatacactaaggttggagtcatttaaaactcatttttcaaccactccacaaaatatttgttaaactattgttttggcaagtctgttactttgtgcatgacagaagtcatttttccaacaattgtttcaaccgattatttcacttagaactcactatcacaattctagtgggtcagaagtttacatccactaaattgactgtgccttttaaacagcctggaaaattccagaaaattatatcatggctttagaagcttctgatctattgaagcaacatctcaaggcatcagtcaggaagttaaagcttggtcacaaatgggtcttccaaatggacaatgaccccaagcatacttccaaagttgtggcaaaatggcttaaggacaacaaagtcaagatattggagaagccatcacaaagccctgacttcaatcctatagaaaatgggtgggtagaactgaaaaggcatgtgcgagcaaggaggcctataaacctgactcagttacaccagctctgtcaggaggaatgggcaaaacattcacccaacttatcgtgggaagcttgtggaaggctaccagacacgtttgacccaagttaaacaatttaaatgcaatgctaccaaatactgagtatgtaaacttctgacccactggaaatgtgatgaaagaactaaagctgaaataagtcattctctctactattattctgacatgacattcttaaaataaagtggtgatcctaactgacctaagacggggacattttactaggattaaatgtcaaattGTGAAACAGAGTTgaaatgtaattggctaaggtgtatgtaaacctccgacttcaactggtaTGTAGGTATATATATTgcagtaataaaataaaaaaaagtagcaTTCAACAGGTCCTTTCCACTTTAGCAGAAGGACTGGCTAGCTGATGCTCTTGAAAAGACTCTGTCAGCTGACACCATGATTGGTTAATAAGTAAAGCATGATCTGGTCTGCTTGGCATTGCTACCACAGTAATCATGCTTTGTACTACTGCTGTTTATTCCAGCCCGTCTTGTTGTCGTTTCATTTCTGCAAATCTGATATATGTTTTTTTCCCCATGTGGTCATGGGATTTCTTCCTTATCAGCGTGTTTGCTCACGAAACACACATTCTGCTGTGCGTCTGGGAAGACTTGTTGCAGGAAATTTGTGAAGATCTAGACCTAGGAACAGAAGTGAAGACATCTATTGAAAATCCAGTTTTCAGATATGCCAGACATATGACGAGTAACTGTTTTGAAAATGTTGAAGCAGTGGTGTTAGCCTGTGGTGTTTTCATCTGAAGGGCTGAACGATTGTGATTCCTCTTGAATGAATGGCCACACTTTATAAGTAGGTATATTCATGTTGGCTTATTGTGCATTCTACATACGTACTATGCTTGCGTGTTATTTTTTAGAAACAAAACTGACAGGACAAACTTTCAATTTCAATTCCTGCCATTTTATAATGAAGAATTTCAATGTGATGATATGGGAAAACAACGCATCAGTGTTTGGCCAACTTTCATGTAGCCTACAGTGCTAAGTTGTTTTACTATATGTATGTCATACTGTATGGTGTGAGGTGATTTGGTTGCCTTTGTTAACATGCAGCAGGAGGTTGAAACAAAGTTATCTTTCCACAGTGGGGGATTTTGAGAAGATCTGGCGAGAGCACTGTGAAGATGAACAGACTCTGAGTGAATACGCCCTGGCCATGAGGAACCTGGCTGACAACCACTGGGCCAAGACCTGCGAGGGAGAGGGACGCATCGAGTGGTGTCGCAGGTAAAATAGTCCCCCACAAAAGGAGACCTTGTAAATAACCCTCTGGCTGTGTTGTACTAGCTCAGAACTCCACTGCTCTATGCTTACTCCGATGACTCATCCAGCCCTTTCGATATCAACACTGTGGGGTAAATCCTAACTTCTGCTTATTGAATTTTCACTTAGTCATGCATTTATTCCAATGGAAAGTTAGGATTTGCcccatttttttctttttttcttagcATATCACTGTTTTAACAGTAGGGCATTAATACCATTATGTGTGATGTTTCGGGGACTATTTTTCCAGTGTTTGCCAGGAGTATTTTCAGGATGGTGGGATGAAAAGAATGTTGGAGAAGGATGAGAAGAGTGCCAGGCTTGCCATGGCCATGTCGGCCACAGCTCTGAGTGACCAGCCCTATAGCTCCTCTATCcccaggtactgtactgtattgtgacAGTGTTAAATCAAACATGTCCATTTTTATCTGACTATTTTGCTCTGTTTCAGCATGCTTTGTTGTGCGTTCATATTGACACATCTTACCTCTATTAGGTACTGCTCTCATTAAGCATTCTCACTCTGTCGTACTTAACGCTAACTTAAAGCTTCTGGTTGAAGGTCCATCCCCCAGCTTGGTAAAATGAGGCTGCTGGACGTTGGCAGCTGTTTTAACCCCTTCCTGAAGTTTGACGAGTTCCTCACAGTCGGTATTGACATAGTGCCTGCGGTCGAGGTATGTACTATTACTCTCTGTGATCACTCCCTCGGTCCCAGCTAGAAAGTCCTGACTCTTACTGTCTTACTCACTAATTTGCTACCGGGACaaaatgcctagttaaatacatttttaaaatgtcaGGGATATTCATTGTGTGAATATCAGACCACAGAACAATGCTGTCCCTTGACAGTAAGTGTCAACAGTTGATGGGAATGAAACCTGACCTGCTGTGAAGGAACTGGCAGAATATTAGCATAGAGTGATTTAGATAACTAAATGGATTAAGAACAGTGCGTCTTAGATATGGGTCTAAAATGCCACTGAATGATGAGAACAGCTTGTGTTGCTCTAAAGTATCTGTTTCTACCCTTTCCCCTCAGAGTGTATACAAGTGTGACTTCCTCAACCTCCAGCTCCAGCAGCCTCTGCAACTGGCTGGTGACACAGTGGAAGCCTTCCTGAGACAGCTGCGTAGCCCCATTGACTCCCTGCCCGCCCAGCTCTTCCACGTAGTGGtcttctctctgctcctgtcCTACTTCCCCTCGCCTTACCAGCGCTGGATCTGCTGCAAGAAGGCCCACGAGCTGCTGGAACTGCACGGCCTGCTGCTCATCATCACCCCAGACTCCTCCCACCAGAACCGCCACACCCTCATGATGCGCAGCTGGCGTGTGGCGGTGGAGTCGCTTGGCTTCAGGCGCTGCAAGTACATCAAGTTCTCCCACATGCACCTCATCGCCTTCCGCAAGGTGTCCCTGGCCACCACCAGCGACCTGGTCAGCCGTAACTACCCCGAGATGCTCTACATTCCTCAGGACTTCCAATCCCCCGAGGAGGAGGACTACACCGACGTGCCAGTTCAGGTGCGCTCCGACTTCGAGGACGACCAGCTGGCGTGGGGCTTCATGGAGCTGCCCGACACGCCATATGACTCGGATAGCGGAGAGAGCCAGAGCAGCTCTGTGCCCTTCCTACACGAGCTGGAGGACCCCATTCTACTGCAGAGCTGAGCTAGACCAGCTAAAACCCTACTAGCTACTCTTCTCTTTTACCAGTTCCAATTCGATCCCTACCACTCCTCTTGGCCATAACCCTTCAATGTTTGCAGATCTGTAATGTGGAAGCAATATGGGTGACGCTTTAACGCCACACTACTTATACCTATCCAGAGCCTTCAGACATGCAACATCGAGTGGTTAGGCCCAAGGGGGGAGGGATACAGTCTGTCTGTACACAACTGCTGCGCTACCAAATGAACCTGCTGCATTTTTctcacactcctcctcttccttaaCTAAACAATGCAGTTTGcacagagtgaaagaaaaagACGTTTACAGAAGTCAGTGTATTTTTTTCAATATCTTCGATGGTTAGTCACTCAATACAATACACACGTCAGTAAGgtagtttttttaaataaaaacttGGTCGTTGAATACCCTCAGGATAGACTGAGAGTAAGTCTGCCCCATGTTTTTTTAATCCATCTTTGATCTCACTCTACTAACAGAAGAAAAGCAATCTTTACTCCTTCAAAGGCTTTTTCTTAGTAGTTAGACAGTGAATGTGCTTCAGTGCCAGCAAGCCGCTGACTTTAAATCGCTCTTAAATGGATTGATACCACAGAGGTTTGTCAAGTTTGGTTGGAGTGGAGCGATTGAGATGTTAGTCAGGTGAGGCTAGAATTTCTCTAATTCTTGGTGTGCatttacattttcaaaaaaagaaaataagaaaaatacaTTGTACTCTCAGCcaaaatgttttgatttgttccCATTTGAACACTGGTCTTGTCCAACACGATGTGTGAAAATGGCGTTTTAATTCAGCATTTTGTTTGGCTGATTTCATGGCTCTTTTACAATAGATTTGTAGCATTTTCAGAACTTTAAGATAGGTGTACGTAATTACTTTTACTAATGTGAAACTGTTAActgtgtttttctcattttgtaaCATGGTACGAGTTGTGAAATAGTCATTGCTCTCTTTTCTGTGCTGGTGTGAAGAAACTGGTTTTAATCAATGTTAATTTACCTTCAATGTTGTAACCCAGAATATTTAGCATTTTGTCATTACATCATTGTTTGTAATCACTTTATTTTCTGTAACAATACTTAGGTAGGCTACATTATCAGATCAATAATATGTCTGGATTTATGTCTTTTGCTTCTTTATAGGTAGCTTCTCTATGGGTACTGGTAACATATTCCAAAAAAGAAGACTGCCTACACTCTGTCGacgtgtccttgagcaaggcacttaaccctaatttactCCAGGGGCACCGTACTATTATGGCTGACCCttttaaaacaacacattttactgcacctatccggtgtatgtaGCGATAAAACATCTTATGTTCACTGCCGTGAAACAGGTCGACCAAGAGACTAAAGCTCTAGCTGTCGGTTGCTGTTCATCTCTCTTCCTTTACTCTACGTCGTATCTGAGGACAGCAACATTTGCCTTAAGCATTTTTATTTAACAGATACTCttttccagagcgacttacagtagtagtaagttcATACATGTTAATActtttttcatactggtcccccccgtgggaatcaaacccataaCCCTGGCGCTACAAGTGCCACTCTCTACCAACAGCTACATGGGACTAGCAttcgtcattttttttttttcattcatgGGTTGCTAGTATAGGTGTATCAACAAAATCCTGTGTCATTCATTGCATCAGGAAGTACATTTTGACTATCACTTTACACATGAAAGTACTAAATGTGTACTCTGCTTAAGTTTTAACTCCAAACACAATTTAAAATGATCTTGGTATGAGCGCTCAAACAATTCCAAATGATTCACCTCAATGAGGTTTTGCACTAATACCCTGCTGTCTCATCATTAGTCATGCAACTTCTGATCCCATCAAAGTGCATTTTAGCAATAGCCAGGTGTTTCCTGAAAGTACTGTATCTTATGGGGAATGGTATTTATGTTCTCCTTtttagtgtggatgtgtgtttgttGTAATGTACTTGTCTGTGGCACTTTACTTCATAAATAGATGAATCTCTCAGCTGCCATGAGTCATGTGATTCCTGTCATGGGGGATTTAGGATTAGgtctcccaaatggcatcctattctttatagggaatagggtgccatttgggatgctacaCAAACAACCATAGTCTTATTAGTATAAACAGTATGATGTACATCAGGATACCTGTAATCTTAAGGTGCCTTCTTACTTATCCCCAGTAATGTTTTTGCAATCCTGATTCTCATGCCATACTGTGTTGGAAAACTCACACTTCACTTGGCAGCATACAACGGG
This DNA window, taken from Oncorhynchus kisutch isolate 150728-3 linkage group LG22, Okis_V2, whole genome shotgun sequence, encodes the following:
- the samtor gene encoding S-adenosylmethionine sensor upstream of mTORC1 isoform X1; amino-acid sequence: MDPANNAETGETETELEPCYVLIPKETRCKKKEQEKLSGVVKNVHRKLRRKYREVGDFEKIWREHCEDEQTLSEYALAMRNLADNHWAKTCEGEGRIEWCRSVCQEYFQDGGMKRMLEKDEKSARLAMAMSATALSDQPYSSSIPRSIPQLGKMRLLDVGSCFNPFLKFDEFLTVGIDIVPAVESVYKCDFLNLQLQQPLQLAGDTVEAFLRQLRSPIDSLPAQLFHVVVFSLLLSYFPSPYQRWICCKKAHELLELHGLLLIITPDSSHQNRHTLMMRSWRVAVESLGFRRCKYIKFSHMHLIAFRKVSLATTSDLVSRNYPEMLYIPQDFQSPEEEDYTDVPVQVRSDFEDDQLAWGFMELPDTPYDSDSGESQSSSVPFLHELEDPILLQS
- the samtor gene encoding S-adenosylmethionine sensor upstream of mTORC1 isoform X3 — protein: MRNLADNHWAKTCEGEGRIEWCRSVCQEYFQDGGMKRMLEKDEKSARLAMAMSATALSDQPYSSSIPRSIPQLGKMRLLDVGSCFNPFLKFDEFLTVGIDIVPAVESVYKCDFLNLQLQQPLQLAGDTVEAFLRQLRSPIDSLPAQLFHVVVFSLLLSYFPSPYQRWICCKKAHELLELHGLLLIITPDSSHQNRHTLMMRSWRVAVESLGFRRCKYIKFSHMHLIAFRKVSLATTSDLVSRNYPEMLYIPQDFQSPEEEDYTDVPVQVRSDFEDDQLAWGFMELPDTPYDSDSGESQSSSVPFLHELEDPILLQS
- the samtor gene encoding S-adenosylmethionine sensor upstream of mTORC1 isoform X2, with product MGDFEKIWREHCEDEQTLSEYALAMRNLADNHWAKTCEGEGRIEWCRSVCQEYFQDGGMKRMLEKDEKSARLAMAMSATALSDQPYSSSIPRSIPQLGKMRLLDVGSCFNPFLKFDEFLTVGIDIVPAVESVYKCDFLNLQLQQPLQLAGDTVEAFLRQLRSPIDSLPAQLFHVVVFSLLLSYFPSPYQRWICCKKAHELLELHGLLLIITPDSSHQNRHTLMMRSWRVAVESLGFRRCKYIKFSHMHLIAFRKVSLATTSDLVSRNYPEMLYIPQDFQSPEEEDYTDVPVQVRSDFEDDQLAWGFMELPDTPYDSDSGESQSSSVPFLHELEDPILLQS